The Thermococcus alcaliphilus sequence CCAAAAGTGGTGGGAGGTGAGGGAAATGGCAAGAAGATGGTGGAGAAGAGACATATGGGACCCCTTTGACATAATGAGAGAGATTCAGGAAGAGATCGATGAGATATTCAATGAATTCTTCAGGGGTCCCAGACTCTGGAGCTACAGAAGATTCGGCGAGCCAAGGGAAGAGTTTGAAATGAAAAGCGAGGGCGTATGGAGAGAGCCATTCGTTGACATCTTTGACACCGGTGAAGAGTTCGTTATTACCGCTGAGCTTCCAGGAGTCAGAAAAGAGGACATCAAAGTAAGGGTAACCAGTGATACAATCTACATCGAAGCCCAGGTCAAGAGAGAACAAGAACTTGAGAGAGAGGGCGCAGTAAGGATAGAGAGATACTACAGCGGCTACAGAAGGGTTATCAGATTGCCAGAGGAAGTCATCCCAGAGAAGGCAAAGGCCAAGTACAACAATGGTGTCCTTGAGATAAGGGTTCCCAAGAAGCACCCGACAAAGAAGGAAGAAAAAGAAGGATTTGAGGTTAAGATTGAGTGATCTCTTTCGTTATTTTTTGAATTTTTGCTTAAATAAGTGATATCACGATCATCTGCTAAAAATATGGAGGTGGTGTAAATGGCAGAAAAGAGAGAAATCAAGCTTAAAGTTGCTTCCGCTTACCAAAGGGATGTTGGTAGGGGGATTGTTAGGATTGATAGAAGTGCAATGAGAAAAATTGGCGTTCAACCTGGTGACATAGTGGAGATTATCGGTACCAAAAACACAGCCGCAGTGGTTTGGCCCGCATATCCAGAGGACGAGGGGCTTGACATAATTAGAATGGACGGTACAATAAGAAAGAACGCCGGCGTTGGTCTTGGAGATGAGGTGACCATAAGAAAGGCAGAGGTCAAAGAAGCACAGAGAGTTGTTTTAGCTCCTACAGAACCCATTAGATTTGGTCAAGACTTTGTCGACTGGCTTCACTCAAGGCTAGTTGGTAGACCAGTGGTTAGGGGAGACTACATTAGAATAGGCGTTCTTGGACAAGAGCTTACTTTCGTTGTTACGGCAACTACACCTTCTGGAGTAGTGCAAATAACGGAGTTTACCGAGTTCACGATCTCAGAGAAGCCCGTAAAGGAGGTCGCAAAGACACCAGCCTTAGGAGTTACCTATGAAGACATTGGTGGTCTCAAGGATGTTATACAGAAAATCAGAGAAATGATTGAGCTTCCACTCAAGCACCCAGAAGTCTTTGAAAAGCTCGGTATTGAGCCGCCTAAGGGTGTTTTGCTTTATGGTCCTCCGGGGACTGGTAAGACTCTCCTGGCCAAGGCTGTGGCTAATGAGGCTAATGCTCACTTCATAGCAATTAACGGTCCAGAAATCATGAGCAAGTACTACGGAGAAAGCGAAGAAAGACTCAGAGAAGTCTTTAAGGAGGCGGAAGAAAATGCTCCGAGCATAATCTTCATTGACGAGATTGACGCAATAGCTCCAAAGAGAGAAGAGGTTAGTGGAGAAGTCGAGAAGAGAGTTGTCGCTCAGTTGCTTACCCTAATGGACGGCTTAAAGAGCAGAGGCAAGGTAATAGTCATTGGTGCAACCAACAGGCCGGATGCAGTAGATCCAGCTCTTAGAAGGCCTGGTAGGTTTGATAGGGAGATTGAGGTTGGTGTTCCAGACAAGCAGGGAAGAAAGGAAATCCTCCAAATCCACACAAGAGGAATGCCAATTGAACCTGACTTCAGGAAAGGAGACGTTAAGAGAATCCTTGAGGAGCTTAAGCAGGACGATAGGTTCAGAGAATCTGCTGAGAGAGCCCTTAAGAAGATAGACAAAACTCCCGACAAGGATGAGGACATTAAGAGATTACTCAACGAGATTGACGAGAGGCTCTATGAAGAAGTTAGGCATCGTTTGATTGACCTTCTCCTTGAGGAGCTTGCTGAGAAGACCCATGGGTTCGTGGGGGCTGATTTAGCAGCATTAGCGAGAGAAGCGGCAATGGCTGCGTTAAGAAGACTCATTGAGGAGGGCAAGATAGACTTCGAGGCAGAGAGCATTCCGAAGGAGGTACTTGAAGAGCTCAAGGTAACCA is a genomic window containing:
- a CDS encoding Hsp20/alpha crystallin family protein → MARRWWRRDIWDPFDIMREIQEEIDEIFNEFFRGPRLWSYRRFGEPREEFEMKSEGVWREPFVDIFDTGEEFVITAELPGVRKEDIKVRVTSDTIYIEAQVKREQELEREGAVRIERYYSGYRRVIRLPEEVIPEKAKAKYNNGVLEIRVPKKHPTKKEEKEGFEVKIE
- a CDS encoding CDC48 family AAA ATPase produces the protein MAEKREIKLKVASAYQRDVGRGIVRIDRSAMRKIGVQPGDIVEIIGTKNTAAVVWPAYPEDEGLDIIRMDGTIRKNAGVGLGDEVTIRKAEVKEAQRVVLAPTEPIRFGQDFVDWLHSRLVGRPVVRGDYIRIGVLGQELTFVVTATTPSGVVQITEFTEFTISEKPVKEVAKTPALGVTYEDIGGLKDVIQKIREMIELPLKHPEVFEKLGIEPPKGVLLYGPPGTGKTLLAKAVANEANAHFIAINGPEIMSKYYGESEERLREVFKEAEENAPSIIFIDEIDAIAPKREEVSGEVEKRVVAQLLTLMDGLKSRGKVIVIGATNRPDAVDPALRRPGRFDREIEVGVPDKQGRKEILQIHTRGMPIEPDFRKGDVKRILEELKQDDRFRESAERALKKIDKTPDKDEDIKRLLNEIDERLYEEVRHRLIDLLLEELAEKTHGFVGADLAALAREAAMAALRRLIEEGKIDFEAESIPKEVLEELKVTRRDFYEALKMVEPSALREVLLEVPNVRWEDIGGLENVKQELREAVEWPLKYPEAFMAMGITPPKGILLYGPPGTGKTLLAKAVATESEANFIGIRGPEVLSKWVGESEKNIREIFRKARQAAPTVIFIDEIDAIAPRRGTDVNRVTDRLINQLLTEMDGIEENSGVVVIAATNRPDILDPALLRPGRFDRLILVPAPDEKARLEIFKVHTRNVPLAEDVSLEELAKRTEGYTGADIEAVVREAALNAMRRAIAGGIIKPGTRASEIRQKVKVTMKDFEEALKKVGPSVSKETIEYYKKIEEMFSKGRAELTRGENRDRGVL